The nucleotide sequence GGGGCAGGGGGGAGGGTTGGGTTGGGAGAACTGGGTTGCAGGAAGatggggggagagagaggggtgGGAAGGACGAACTgacttgagggtttttttttttttttaattacttttctttattattttaatatttaaaaaatattaattttttttttgtttttaataatattttattaattttttaatagaaaatgggccCCGGATCAAGCCACGTAGCATTTAACTGAGAAATTCACGCCAACCtaacggaaggtataacattggcacaaattcgtaagatgatgtatgacattgtcaattttaaaagatgaggtatgaaagtgtcgtgacatcAATATGTTTTCGTACTGCTTCTGTTAGAAGTTTGTCCGTTCATATATTTCTTGACATGTTGATGTTGGTGAATCACATAACAACGTTTTGCCCTAAAATTTATACAAAATCCACTGGAATATGATGGTTTGATTGCTATGGGAGTTTGACTATTTCCTCATCGTCGTCCCGTTGTCTACGCCAAGGGGCTTCTTCCATAAAATATGCCGTAAATGAGCAAAGTCACaggaaaaatagaaaataaaaggatGGATACCTGCAGAATCATGCAAGTTGCAGAGTGAATCTTGGCCtccattttcatttcctttgttCTGAAACCAGTTGGTGACATGGTGTACCCCTTGAATTCAGAAAAGGTTTCTCATTATTCAAAGACCATATGCACATAACACGTCGTTATATATTATTGTTACTAATGATAGTTATTACTATTTTGGTATGGATGGGTGTTAAGAGATGCGCATATATGATAAGCAAAGATTCAATTATATACCCAAGGCCAACTACATTATCCACTCTTAGGTTTGAAGTTGTTATCAAAATTAGTTATGAGGTTTCAAATTTTTTGCATTATACTTCTAGGTTTTAAAACTGTATCAGTTTATCTATTTTGTCTATTTGAACATCTAATATTCCATTAAATTAGTGACATGCCATATATAAGACGTTGTTAGGCTAACGTATACAATTTGGACCACACTGAATGGTTGGATCCCAAACCATTGGTTTAGAAGAAGCAGAAACTCCATGATGAATGTTTTATATATCACGTTAGCTCATAAAGAGGTCGGACACTTACCATATCATTTTGTTGAAGAACAAGAAGTTGACGGTCATACAACTTAATTAAAGTCATAAACTGATgcgatttcaaaattttatgataAAATTGAAATCATATGTGCCATATTTTAAAGGAAATCTTAATGAAACattcatggtactattcacttttaatgttaaagacatttttatcTTGAAAAGTCActccttgtactattcacttacacatttattttgttcttttgattaaaactaaaatttttgaggacttttggttagttttccttattttaaaaAATCACTCTAAACTTCAAGATGCAAAATGGGAAGCTCCGAAGCGCTGGTATAGTTATTCGGAATGATAAAGGAGAGTTTAGGGCAGCTTGCTCTATACCACTTCAAACACACCTTAGTGTGCGTGCTACTGAAGCCATGGCAGCAGTGATGGGACTACAATCTGCCAGAGATCTGGGATTCTCTAGTGTGATACTTAAAATGGATTCCAAAGCAGTGGTGCAGATGATTAATGAGGATAAGGACTGGTATGCTATGCAACTGAAGCAGTCTGATTGAGGAGATTAAATCTTTCTCTTAATTTTAGAGAGTTTTGGTGTAATTTCCAAAGTCTGAGGCCAACAGAGTTGCTCACGAACTGGGTCAATTTGCTTTAAAATTAGATAGCTTCTTTTTTGGATTGAAGAGCAGCCATTATGGCTGCCTATTTTCTCCATACCGACGTTGTATCCCTTTGGGTTTTCAATGAAGTTAGTTTTCcatcggaaaaaaaaaagccaggTAGCTCGTAACTATAATGTTTCCACCTGCCTCTATCAATATCATGCATGTTTCATGACTCATGAGCGTTTGGTATATACAAATCgattaaataatcaaaagatAGGTACGGAAGTTACATAACAAATATAGTACAACATAGGATTTTGGTTAGGGTTACGTCATGGCATACGAAGTATGAAGTTTCTTGCGGTACTAATATGTTAAATAAATGGTACTTCATAACTTGGATCCAGGACAGGGTTGGTCTTGAGTTTTTGGATGTCCAGGACAGGGTTGGTCTTGAGTTTTTGGATGTCCAGTGCGAAAGCTCAAAATGTGCTCTTTTTTAATACTGAAatatatgtttaaaaaaaatattcaacgaGGGTTGGAACCCAGTCGAAATTGGGGGGCTAGGCCCTCAAGCCCAAATTATATTACTCGAGAAAATATACAACGGGGGGACATAGTACCTAAACCCCGACAATCAAAAATACAATCATATACAACCATTCCTAGCAAAGCTCCTTGAAATTTCAACCTTTAAGAAATTGTCTTCTAGCACtttttgaagcaaaatcatTAATTATATCATCAtactccaagtcttcaatctcaTTCTTTTCAATGCATAAGATTGCTAATCCATTTAGCCTATCTTGAGTCATAGTGGTCCGCAAGTAagattttaataatttcaattttgaaaatgttCTTTCTGCAGATGCCACAGTCACAGGTACAATCAACAGTACACGATAAGCAATCAAGACATTAGGACACATGTCAGtttcttttacaaagtttgcTATTTCCATGGATGTCCAAGGGTTATTAGAGAGAAATGCTTCTTCAGATAACATCATATGCAACACCTGTAATTCAGAACATAAGTCGGCTCCATATACATCCATGGTATTTCCATGTTTCAAATGTGCTTCAAGATtcatacaattttcttttaactgTTGATCATCCAATGAAATTAACTTCAATGCATCAAACAAGAAGCCAAAAATAGATTCAAAAGTCTTTAACTGTTCAAACTTGTTTTTCAGTTGAGAAAGAGCAATATCCACTATAACAAGAAAATAATCTGTTCTAAATGATTCTTTAGCAGACTGTTGTTCCCTCTAAttaccatcaacttcatcatgaTGTCTTTTTCTAGGTCTATGACGTTTAATTTGAAAAACAAGGTCAATTTCCGAATCCAGTGCAATTTCTTTAGCATCACACATAGCAGAAGCGAAACCAGTTTCTTTGTAGTTTTCAAAAAATGTAACAAGTGCTTCCAATGCCTTTACAGCAACATCAAGACGAATGTTTtcagattgtaattttgtactCACCAtgttaatcttcaacaaaatgtcataccaaataaccaaacttaatacaaaatcaaaactGGAAAGTTCTCCTGATGCTAAACATCCTGCATCCCTACTCAATTGGGGATTCGCAGTAATTTCCACCAACGTAAACAAAACATTTCTAACTTGGGCTACTTGGGATTTAATTGCTTTAACACTTTCAATGTGACTTTCCCGTCGAATAGTTGACAATGATTTCAAAGTTAAACCATCAATATGTTCAAGCAAAATATGCCAACACTTTGTAGAGTTGGAAAACACCGTATATATGCATTGACATGCTCCAAAAAAAGATTTTGCTTTAAGACATGAACTTGCCATATCACAAactattaaattaagacaatgaGAACCACATGGCATGTAAAAGGCTCTGGGATTTAtgtctagcaatcttttctggacaccttggtgttttttttttcatgttagATCCATTATCATAACCTTGTCCCCTCACATTATCAATATCAAGATCAAGAGACTTTAGGACATCTTGCAACTCATTAAAAAGTCCTTGACCTGATGTATCTTCCACACTTAAAAACTCCATGAAATACTCCCTTATATATATTGACCTGCTTGACAAGTCAACACATCTCAAAATTAAAGTCATCTATTCCACATGACTTGCATCAGGAGTTCAATCAAGaatgatagaaaaaaaaattggcttcttttacttttttaatgattgcggttttgacttttgaagctaaagtagCTATCAACTCATTTTGGATTTTATGGCTTAAATAGTGGAGATGAATATCTTTATTCTCAATGAGTCGAAAATGCTTTTGCATTATTGGATCAAACTCTGCAATCATTTCAAGTAAACCTAAGAAATTGTCATTAGCGTCTTCATAAGTTATTTCATTAGTTCCATGAAATGCTAAATTACGTATGGCAAAACATTTCACAACAGCAATAATTCTAAGCATCACTTGTTTCCAATGATTTGTCTCTTTCTTGAATCGCAATTGAAATTCTTTATCAATTGTCTGATTTTTTGTCAATCTACTTTTCAACTCAACCCAAGTTCTCGAATTAATGAGATGCTCTTTACTCTTTTCATGTTGATCAAGCTTCACACCAAGATGTCTCAAATCACTAATTCTATCTTTTGCTAACTCACTTTTTGAGGCAATTGTTTTaaacaatttacaacaaaagCCAAAGATTTTATCCAACACTTTTGAGTATACGAGCCATTTCCTATCATAAATTTCACCCATTGGTAATTTTCGATCATAGTAGTGTGAGGAAAATTTTCTAGAGAGTTTGTCCTTAGGATAAATGATATTAGTTTCTCGAATTGGTCCCTTTTCTACAAGTAAGTCTCTCATTTCTGCATTAAGATCATCCCAAACTCTTGGATCATAAATGTTTAAATGGAAAATAGGTTCAGGAGATTCAATATTTTCCTCTACACCATTATGATCATCATCAACATTTAAAATCACATCACCACCATTTTCATggtcttgagactcatcaccaaCATTTTCTTCTAAATCACTAATATTTTCATGATCATGAGACTCGCCAAGAACATTTTGTGACTCTTCACCAACAttattttctctcaaattttcaattgaCTCATTTTTTGTAGAGAAAAATTTATGAAGAGATCCTCTTAAACTTTCGGCAATTTTGTTatcctttgccttttttttttccttttcatattaccaGAGAGTTGTTTCCTAACCTAAAAGACATGGCTTCGATAATTTGTTTGCAAAAATTACCTACACATGATAACAAAAAAATTCCTATCAAAATTATCATTCCAAcacattatatattataaaaatacaAACACATAGTCTaacatattataaaaattaaacctaaaaattgggtttgatatgaaatcaaataattcaattaatcaacaacaacaattctatacatcaattatcatataattctatgtcacttgcaaaattttatattaaattatgaattgataattcaaattttaaaaattagtttacctcaaaactcaaaagggTTGGTGGTGAGTGAATGCTCTTGGCACTTGCACTTGCAGCAACCAATGAATGGTGAATGGGCTTGGCGCTGCTGAGGAGGAGGGACAGGGTCTTGTGCAGCTGAAAAATGAGTCAGGGTCAGACGGTAGGGGGAGGGAAGTGGGGAACAAAGGGGGGGATATCGGGAAAGGGGGAGTGGGGATATGGGAATAGGGTTAGTGGGGACCGAGTGGTCCTTTAATGtcgttttgtatttttttttttttttttgttgtgatgcCTTGGACCGAGTGGTCCTTCTAATatcatttaatatatatattaattaaaccTGGGCCCTTTTTTTCACCTTTCTTGGGCTCTTGCCCTCCAGCCCCGATTTGGGCTctggaccttttttttttttttaatacctaGTTGGTGCCCCCTTTAGTTTTGGGCCCTAGACAGCTGCCTCTATGGCCCTGGGCCTAGGCCGGGCCTGATCCAGGACTATCATCCCATGAAACAGACGGCATTTCAAAATCTTGGATAATGTTTTTCACATACCGGCTCTCATCTTATACACACTTTTATTTTCATGGCTGTTAGATTGAACATTATAGTAAAATAAACTGTCAAAATTAACAGGAGTGTGTAGAAAtatcagagagacgggccatacggcccacttccaacaacatcgatattgtccccaatTTGGTAATTACCTCATGCACAATCCgttaggtgtggggttttatcacaaaatgcctcggtattagttggagtgggaTTAGGGTATTAAAACTCTTCTTTTGTCATTGatacggtcgatgtgggacatttcaacATGCCCCCTCACGTGGGACCCAATTAGCAGGTCACACATGGGAGATCCACACTTCGACAACCACATGGAGCCAAGGGGACTCACCCTACACACGgggccaagggacccaccatcatcgcACAGGGCCAAGGGGACCCACTTATCACGTGGCAGTACAGTACGAGCCCGgtccctggctctgataccatgtagaaataTCAAAGAGACGGGCCATACgtcccacttccaacaacaccgatattgtctccaacttggtaattaccacctgcataATCCATAAGGTgtggagttttatcacaaaagacctcGGTATTAGTTTGTGGGATTATGGTATTTAAACtattacttttctttttgtatggccgatgtgggattcaACACACCCCCTCACGTGGGACCCAATTAGTGGGTCACACGTAGGAGATCAacacatcggcaaccacgtggagccaagggGACTCACCCTACACGCGGGGCCAAGGGATCCACCCATCACGTGGCAGTACAGTACGGGCCCGCtccttggctttgataccatgtagaaataTCAAAGAGACGGGTCATacggcccacttccaacaacaccgatattgtccctaacttggtaattaccacttgcacaatccgtcagatgtggagttttatcacaaaaggcctcggtattagttggagtgggaTTATGGTATTTAAACTTACGGTCGATTTGGGACGTTTCAACAGATTGTGCATAAGATAAAAAATGATCTGTTGAAAACACTATCATTTTCATAACAGCAATTTTAGAGAGCTACTAGATTCTATGTAATTCTTGTCATTCACATTCGTAAGACTTACAAAGTAAGAATAAAGTAACATTTGTCAACATTAATTCAAGAGTATATGTACCTACGAGTAATCTTGCCACtattacaattttattttataaaaaataaaatctttaaaTTCAAGTGCAATATTTAGATTGTACTAAACATTATTAATacgcctaaattttttttgtacataacgttttttttataggaaaactaatgaaaagggtttgaaaactttgaattttaatcaaaatgacaaaaatgtgttgtaagtgaatagtaccaggagtgactttttagagtaaaaatatcattttcgttaaaagtgaacagtaccggaaatgTTTCTGTTCATGGCTAGAATTTCTGTTGGGGATGTTCCttagccgacgagcacacagcttcccgagaggttggcgccggttgatgctttctgtcgggcttctgcttactggcgggcttgtcggtCAAAACCTGTCAGGcagggcttgtcgggcaaggctgaaagagaatgacagagttaactttgaaatgtgcctttgtggggccttaggtataggccttgaggctcacaatcaagattaacttttaggtgctcaggcgtgccactgccatctttagcatggcagatgtaaaacagatgttgagttttagttgtatatatacccGAGAGGCCGTGTTAGTTATGAcgggtgcctttgtgaggccttaagtgtaggccttgaggctctcAATCAATAACTAACCtagtactcgaacatataatgTTTGAGTCATTGATTGCAAAAgtgttataaccattatacttctaattacccgagcccgaagagcagaatgaatccaaataggtgcctttgtagggccttcaatataggccttgaggcttcccatcagaactccttctatactcaaacgttctatgataatcataatataacagaaataaaactaaggaataggtcgattacttgcgccccaagtaacttcagacttcttgtttatcaaggactgtcgtggatgggttaagtccacataaagttcctttttatgccttgagaccaaggacttttgaatgatcaatcttacattcccgagggcttagaacttggatctgatttaaacTGTAAAGACACATTTCAATTGGATTTAAGAACTGATGAGTCTTTTAATCACcaacttgctagaaataacttggatacaactgaaagtatacaacatattgctagactaatgaatgaaaagacaaaaccaaagggggtcgggcaaggctgatcgtcttgcaactttcTATCTTTGTGATTTATCAAAGggtttgaaagcttagaaagAGGGATAtggagatgagtttacagaagGAAATCGATACTATAACAAGATttagacaaggtagcagagctattacaaaggcttttggtgagggttgatcccgaaagggatgaaggcttgggctgactacagcttcgttgaaggcaaatctggtttgagcagagtttgtgcttgtatttgtttgtttgtttgagtgtcctctACCAAGCTCATCTTGGCCGCATAACCCGATCATCTGATAAGATTCTATCCATAAAGATATCGGAAAACCAGCTGAGACCTTGTTGCATCCAGAAGGAATTGAACATAGCACATTGGAACTGAATCTGTTGTAAATTTcaccaatttgtcgaaatgaaataaACATTATTTTAGCAACCTTTTATCTTTCTGTCTTCTTGAATGATTGATGAACAAACACTGCACTTTGGTATCCCGAAGCCTGTTTTACCTTACCTCatcttcaatataacaatctataacatcccataatgtaggacaatattttttcaagaatttaacattaatgggatgtttcTGCCAATTCCTTTCAAGGTCCACCAAGTAGTATCCTCCCTTGTCTAATACTCGACTAATCATGAAAGGACattcccatgtcgggctccattttCCAAAGCCCCTAAGCTGAGCTCCTAGAGGAAGGACTATCTTCCACACTAAATCTCCTTCCTTGAAAGACTTTATCTTTacctttttgttataagctcgggcaacagctttctttccttcctgaatctggtttaaggcttcaattcgggctacatctaagtcttcaatcccttgacacatggcttcgatgtACTCTTCACTGTGTAACCCAAactgattttgaattttgacaGAACTTACATAGATCTCCATGggaagcactgcatcttgcccaaaagttaaagcataaggagttATCCCTGTTCTTGCCCTTTTAGAAGTtatgtatgcccacaaagtatTCCCCAGCTTTTCATGCCACTTTTCCAGACTATCTGTCACCATTCTTTTGATGATGTTTACCAAAATCTTGTTACTAGATTCTGCCTGGCCATTTGACTGTGGGTAGTAAGGACTagactggatcatctttattttgtatttgcttgcaaacacttcaacttcttttgaaataaaagatggcccacgatccgTTACTATAGTTTCGGGCACCCCAAATCTATACAGAATCTTGGTCTCAATAAAATTCTTGACTGCAGCTGAGGTTATGGATTTTACGGTCGATGCCTCTACCCATTTGGTAAAGTAAtccgttgctacaattatgaaAGTGTGCCCCTTGCTAGAAGCTGGATAGatctgcccgatgaagtccattgcccatcatCTGAAGGGCCAAAGCTTGACTACTGGATTTAAAGGCACTGAAGGCACATGTTGGAGGGGTCCATGcctttgacattcttcacaGCCTCGAGCATAGgacttgcaatctttttccatgttgTGCCAGAAATACCCATACCTTCTAAGCAACCACTTCATCTTTATTCCAGCCTGGTGTGATCCGCATACcccttcatgtacttcggccatcaCTCTCATGGATTCCACTTGGCCTAAGCATTTCAATAGTAACCCGTCCGGAGTTTTCCTTAGTAGGTTCTTCTCCCATaagacatacttggttgcttgcAGTCTATTCTTCTTGCTTGTGGGTGAAAAGGGATCCTttaaatgatgaatgatgggCGACCTCCAATCTTCTATCTCAGTTTCTAGAAACATTACATCCAGACTAAATCCTCGTTCCAGGATAGAATGaaggtttcttctttgaatctcGACATCTACCCCATATTTTCTTTTCTGTATTGGCACGTCTGAGGCTAATTGCACCATCTCGTTGGCCGTTAGATTGGATCCCctgggaacatgattaactgatATCTCAGCATCCCAATAACTTAGCAATTGCATGGCCGCCAAGTAATACCCTGCCatggtgatatgtctgcacttgaactccccatttagctggtttattactaactctgaatcaccaaagacTTCTACCTCCACTGCCCCCAGATCCATCAAGACTTCCAAACCAATTATTAAGGCTTCTTACTCTGCCCAATTATTGGTGTTCCCTTGGTAATCTACGAgaaatgagtaataatgataaCCCCCTTGAGGGTTGAAAATTACAATCCCCGTTCCTGAAGCCTTTTGAGTGTAGGAACCATCAAAATACAGCTTCCAATGAGTAATCCAGAGGCCAGTCACTCTTTTTATCTCTTGCTGGACCCACTCATCTTTGCCCGAAATATCTTTGCTTGGCGGGATCCAAACACTCATAACTTCCAGGGTTCTcgggatattgattatctcatctTGAGACTCTTGATGCTCCGCCAAGAAGTCGGCAATTGCTTGGCCTTTGACTGCCCTTTGGGGTACATATTGAAAGTTGAActctgataatgctagaatccacttcccaattcttCCTACTAGCATTGGTTTTGACAACatatactttatcacatctgtcttggcgatgatgtgcacgtgacaaggtaacatgtaatgcctcagCTTACTGGCATTAAAATACAGAGCTAAGCACAATCTTTCTACTGGggaatatcttgtttctacctcggtcagaattctactAAGGTAGTACACCGCCTGCTCTTTCCCGCCTTCATTGTTTTGAGCTAGCAAACTCCCGATTGATTTCTCTAAAGCAGAGATATATAGTTTtaagggttttcccctttgaggtggtacCAACACTGGTGGAAAAGTCAAATAGGCTTTGATGTTGTCGAAAGCCCTTTGGTATGGTGGTCCACACTCGAAATTTTCTTTATCCTTCAGTCTTAGCAAAGGAGTCAGCGGTTGGATCTTACCCgctaaattggcaatgaatcttcttaagaaattaattttgcctAGCAGCCTCTGGAGTGGTGAGTGAAGGcgactccattattgcccgagatttgttcttgtccacttctacacctctttgatgAACAAGGAATCTCAAGAAATTGCCCGTTCTCACTCCAAACgcacacttctttggattcatcttcaat is from Malus sylvestris chromosome 5, drMalSylv7.2, whole genome shotgun sequence and encodes:
- the LOC126622673 gene encoding uncharacterized protein LOC126622673, which encodes MAQQDIHKTDFRCPGHVGAYEYMVMPFGLKNAGSTYQRAMNAIFHDLIGQNIKVYIDDIVVKFKTEEQHLIDLRSIYIREYFMEFLSVEDTSGQGLFNELQDVLKSLDLDIDNINMVSTKLQSENIRLDVAVKALEALVTFFENYKETGFASAMCDAKEIALDSEIDLVFQIKRHRPRKRHHDEVDVDIALSQLKNKFEQLKTFESIFGFLFDALKLISLDDQQLKENCMNLEAHLKHGNTMDVYGADLCSELQVLHMMLSEEAFLSNNPWTSMEIANFVKETDMCPNVLIAYRVLLIVPVTVASAERTFSKLKLLKSYLRTTMTQDRLNGLAILCIEKNEIEDLEYDDIINDFASKSARRQFLKG